In the genome of Lacerta agilis isolate rLacAgi1 chromosome 2, rLacAgi1.pri, whole genome shotgun sequence, one region contains:
- the LOC117041711 gene encoding protein BTG1-like, producing MKTEISSAAGFITRLLRTPGGIGDEELRCFSESLQEALRDHYKHHWFPLMPSRGSGYRCIRINHKMDPLIGKAAGMIGLSHERLFQLLPSELTLWIDPFEVSYRIGEDGSICVLYEGPQPAVKNAKALENMSSCKEEWRIGRASPSKNYNMMTVSS from the exons ATGAAGACGGAGATCTCGTCAGCTGCGGGCTTCATCACCCGCCTCCTCCGGACACCCGGCGGCATCGGCGACGAGGAGCTGCGCTGCTTTAGCGAGTCCCTCCAGGAGGCGCTGCGAG ACCATTATAAGCACCACTGGTTCCCCCTGATGCCTTCCAGAGGCTCAGGATACCGCTGCATTAGGATCAATCACAAGATGGACCCCTTGATAGGAAAGGCAGCGGGTATGATCGGACTAAGCCATGAGAGActcttccagctcctgcccagcgAATTAACTCTTTGGATCGACCCCTTTGAGGTGTCCTATCGCATCGGAGAAGATGGGTCGATCTGTGTCCTCTATGAAGGCCCTCAGCCAGCAGTGAAGAATGCCAAAGCTCTTGAGAACATGAGCAGCTGTAAAGAGGAGTGGAGAATTGGCAGAGCCAGCCCTTCCAAAAACTACAACATGATGACAGTTTccagttaa